From the genome of Paracholeplasma manati:
ATCAGCATCGAAACCTTCAATCCAAACTCTTACAATTACATTTCCATAGTAGTAACCATCAGCTGGGCTTCCAAGTGTTAATAGTTCTGCAGGAGTTGTATTAATTAGAGAGGTAGCATGTACTGTTGGAGCAGCTGCACCATAAGTAGTAGTCTTACCTGCTGCAACTCCATATGCTGCTGCACCATAAGGTGTACCAGTACCAGCACCAACTGTAAATACACCACCAACATCTTCTAAATCGTATGATACTACATCATCATTAGAGTTGTAAACACCTAGTACAGTACCTTCAGGTGCTTGGAAAGTATATGTACCTGCAGTTCCTTCAATTGAAACTCTAGCACCAGTATATGCTGAAACTTGTTTTGTTTCATTTAACAACCATGGAGTAATACCATCAGATGAGATAAACGAAGGAACGTTTACGACCCAAGGTTGTGGATCGCCAGTTAATTCTGCTGAATTCCAGACAATTGTCTTAATCGCACTAGATCTAAAATAAAGAGTGAATTGAATATATTTAGCTGCAGGTGAATATGATATATCAGATAGAGCTTCATTTCTAATTACCGAGCCATCTGCAGATGTCATATTATCGAATCTGAAGTTATTATACATATTATCTATGTAATCTTCAATAACATTTGTAGGCATAACAGTGTACCAAACTGTATCTGCGTCTGGTGCTGTATATGCGTTAGTACCATTCCAATCACCTAATGTGATTTCAATACCTTCACCAGCTGTGACTTGTGCTTCAAACGGGCTGATTGCTGCTTTGTTTGTAAGTGTGAACCATGCGAATGTCGATGTACCTAGTGCGATTACGACTAGAGCCATCGTTACTACTGATAAAACTAATTTTTGAGTTAATTTTCTCATTTTGTTTTTCCCCTTTTTCCTTTGTTTTTTATGTCTTTTTTATTTCATATCAATTACGATTGTAACTGATTTATGACTAAATTACAATACTTTCAGCCGATTGAAACTCGAAACTAAATAATAATGTATCTTCGTAAATCGCGTCAAACGAATCTGCATCCCAACCTTCAACCCAGATATTCAATCTGAATTTACCCATGTAATAGGTTTTGTTTTGATCATTTACTTGATCGGTTGCGATGAGTGTAGCTACTTTTGAATTTTCATCGAGTGGGATGTAAGGATTGTCTGGTGTAAAGTTTGATAAGCGTTCAATGACGGGTTGTGGTGTGTCAGGCAACTGTATATAAACTGCCTTAGATTTTCTTAAATAATCTACACCACCATAGTTCTTTCCATAACCACGTATAGGATTTTCTGTTGGGTCATAGATGAAACTTCTTAATTCACTGTCATCTCTTGTATCCAAGGGATTATCTGTTTTTAACTCGGTTAATGAAATTCGGATCGCGTCTTTGGCGAAATAGGTTCTAATTTCATTTTCGAAAACGGTGTCGTTTGGTCCAAGATTGAATGTTACTGGACTTCTAAATGGTACGCCTTTTGATAACACATATGTCCCGCGAGCAGGAGGGTTATCGAATGTGCCTTCTTGACTGACATTATTGACTAAGTAGACGTTTCGATATCGCGTGGTTGTTCTAACATACAGTTCGATTGAAATGTAGTTGACGTTAGGTATCCCTTCGAAATTCAGTTCTGCGTCTACCAGTTGAATTCTGTTACCGATGAAGTTTGTGCCATCGGTAGAGGTTAAATCCATCAGTCTTGAGCCTCGCCATAATTCATTAATTTGTTCTGTTGTGATTTCACTAGACCATTCGATACCGTCTAATGAGAATTCTAGGAAACTGTCTGGTTTCATGTTGAGTTGAAGTCCATCAACTCTATTGGTATCTCCCATACTAACCCACGCGAAGGTGGCTGTTGTAAAGGTCAATGTGAGAAGGATCATCGATAGCGCTGTGATATATAACTTCTTAATCATAGGCTTATGTCGCCGCGTTTCTGATTGAGAACTTCATATCGATTTTAATGCTACCGCGTTCCATGTTAGGCTCTGTGTCGTAGCCTTCAATCCACATAAACACAGTGAATTTCAATACTTTTTGTGTTTGTAACTTCTCGATGGTCTCACTGATGATTGGGTCTCTCGAATACTGATCACTCAGAAAGTGTTTCGCTTCAGGCATCCCAATTGGATAATTCTTTGGTGTCTCATCTGGTTTCATATACATTTGTTGTGTGTAACCAAATGGTTCAGCACCGACTTGTTCTACCAGTATCATAATTCGGATGTATTCATCCAAATTTTTGGATACTTCGACGATATTGATCTCGTAAGTTAAATTGATCATTTCTAATCCATTGTTTCTTACGTAGAACGAATAGGCTAAGTAGTCCGCATCGTCATCGTCATATAGACCATCATTTGCTTGTGCTTCTGCAATTTTTAGATAGCTGTAGGTTGCTTCATCAGATTCTTCTTTAGGATCGACGTATAAACGAGAAGTTGCTGATTCTTCCGGAAAGAGTGGATGTTCAGATAACTGAATCCCTTTCGCAACTGCTTCTTCATTCATCGATATTACGAATGAACCGGTGGACAACCCATAAAATGTGACAACCCCAAATCCAAGTGAAAGTAGACCCGATATGATAACGCCTAGCGTTAAGAATCTAGCCGTCATTGTGGTTGTCTTCTTGATCCCAAGAACGGTTGAAAGTCTCATATCTCACACCCCTTGTTTCGTGAATTGACTGATTTTATATATGAAAAAGCCAGCTGTCACGAAAAATGACAACTGGCTACCATTTATATAGGCCCTATAGCTTTGCGTCACTAGATTTCTCTAGTTTTGCCTTTAACATTAGTTTGAATTTTACTACACCTATAATATACACCTACAAAAAAGAATGTCAACAGTTTTGAAATATTTTTTTTATAATTGGATGAGTTTGGATAAATCGGTTTCTTTATAGTATGTTTTCAAATTCTCAAATGACATTGGACGGGCAAAGTAAAACCCCTGAACGATATGAATATTGTAGCCAGCAATGGTCTGTAACATTTGTTCGTTTTCAATACCTTCTGAGATGATCGTCTTTTGGTTCTTCTCAGCAAACTCAACGAGCAAGGTTACGAATCTGGATTTAACGTAAGAGTGTTCTTCATTCAAGAACTCTTTCGATAGTTTGATCGTATCTAATGGCATCGATTCTAGTTTCGCCAATGTAGCGTAATCTAGACCGAAGCCATCGACTGCGAATTGGAAGCCCAAGGCTTTCAACTGCGTAATGTTTTGTAATACCACGTTATGTCGGTCGAATAATGCGAATTCAACAATTTCAAGAATGATGTTTTCCGCATTCATCTTATATTTCTTTAATACGCGTTGGAAGTCAACCGCCAAGGCTTCATTCATCAACTGTTTAGGACTGATGTTGAAGGTGAACTTGATGTTGGCTTTCGGGAAGCTTTGTTTGAATTCATAATAACTCTTGATGAGTGATTCAAGACCCCATAGACCAACCCAATAAATGTCCCCGGATTGTTCCATGATGTTGATGAACTTGAATGGGGATAACAACCCATGTTCTGGGTGATTCCATCTCAATAAGGCTTCAACACCATAAACTTCTTTGGTTTGGATATTCACGATTGGGTGATAATATAGTAAGAATTCTTTTTTCGCAATCGCATTTTTAATTTGATAGTAGTAATCCAAGAATTCACTTTCGGTTTCGCTCATGTCTTCGCTGTATAGACGAATGGCGTTACCACCGGTCTTCTTCACAGTATAGTTCGCTAATTTCAATGAATTCAATAAGGATTTGGTGTTTTCACCATGCATTGGATAGTAAGCAATGGATATGGATGAGGTTAAATTGACATCGGTTGAACCAAACAATGTAATGGTTTCATTGATTTGTTCTTGAATCTTTCTCGAGAACTCTACCGCATCCGATTGGTCAAATTCCATCGGCATAAATACCACGAAGATGTCATTTTCAAATCGAGACGCTTTGACTTCTTTAGGTAAAACCCCACGAATACGTTTGGTGATTTTTTCAATCATCTTATTCGCTTCTTTTTCACCAAAGGCTTGGATGATTTCCGAAAAACGGTCAATATCGATGTAAACGAGTGAGAACATATTGTCCTTACCAATTTTCGAGATGTAATTTGTAATCATGCTATTCATGGCAGATCGAGAGATGATGCCTTCGACCAAAATGGATTTTTCTTCTTTCCATTTTTGTTCTGAATATTTCCAGTTTACATAGAGGAAATACGCTGCGACGGCAGTCACAATCATCAAGAATAACAACAATATGACGGCTAAGGTTGGACTCATATTTTCCATAAACTTACCTCTTTCTTGTCAATGATGCAGTTCTATTAATATTATAGTCTTTAAGGAGTTGAATTGCATCCTCATATTTCATGGCTTTACCTAAGTAGAACCCTTGAATGATATCGGCACCACTCTTTTGTAAGAATTTAAATTGCTTTTCATCTTCGACCCCTTCTGCGATGATGTCGAGGTCCAAGTTCTTCGCGAGCGAGATAATCATATTAATAATCGCGCGCGAGTGTTTGTCTGCGGTGGAGTGCTTGACAAACTCTTTATCAATTTTAATCGCGTTGATTGGCAATTCTTTGAGGTATAACAGGGAGCTATAGCCTGTACCGAAGTCATCTAGATGGATATCAAAGCCTCTAGATTGTAACAATTTGAGTTTTTCAATGATGATATCAAACGAGGTCATTAAGAAGGTTTCTGTGATTTCAATCGATATCGCATGTTCTTTTAACTCATATTGTTGATAAGCGTTGACGAGTTCGGTGACGAATCCGGCTTGTAAAATTTGAACAGGTGAAACGTTCATCGAAATCTTAATGTCGTAATCTTCAAGTTCTTTCGCAAGTTTGAAGGTTTCGTTCATCACGATACGACCAATATCAATAATCATATTGTTATTTTCGGCGATTTCAATGAATTCAGATGGGGAGTCGAGTTTATATTTCGGATTATCCCAACGCACCAAAGCTTCAAATCCAACAATTTTTTCTGAATTGATGTGGTATTGAGGTTGTAAATACATCACGAATTCATGGCGTTCAATCCCAGTCATCATGTCGGTTTCGATGACTTGGCGACGCGATAAGCTTTGTCCAAAGGTAATGTCATAAACCACTGGTTTTTGAGAGTGGAACGCGGCAGCACGGTTCAGCGCTAAAATCGCATTGTCATAAACTTGGTCTTCATTGATCGATACATATTCATCGCTATCGATGTTAAACTGACCAATTCTGAATTGTAAGACGAATTTGTTTTTATCGACATCGATGGGTTTTTCAAAAGCTTCTGTTAATCGATCGCCCCAGTTTTCAATCTGATCGTAGCTCGACAGATTTTCAAACAATATACCAAAGCGGTCAAACGAAATATGGTATAGCGAAGCTTGTAAATCGTATAAGGTTTCTTTGACGGTTTTCGCAACATAAATCAGTACTTCACCCGACAGTTTTTCACCGATGACCTTGGTGATATCACCATACTTAAAAATCCCAAAGATGACCAAAACGTTT
Proteins encoded in this window:
- a CDS encoding bifunctional diguanylate cyclase/phosphodiesterase; the encoded protein is MENMSPTLAVILLLFLMIVTAVAAYFLYVNWKYSEQKWKEEKSILVEGIISRSAMNSMITNYISKIGKDNMFSLVYIDIDRFSEIIQAFGEKEANKMIEKITKRIRGVLPKEVKASRFENDIFVVFMPMEFDQSDAVEFSRKIQEQINETITLFGSTDVNLTSSISIAYYPMHGENTKSLLNSLKLANYTVKKTGGNAIRLYSEDMSETESEFLDYYYQIKNAIAKKEFLLYYHPIVNIQTKEVYGVEALLRWNHPEHGLLSPFKFINIMEQSGDIYWVGLWGLESLIKSYYEFKQSFPKANIKFTFNISPKQLMNEALAVDFQRVLKKYKMNAENIILEIVEFALFDRHNVVLQNITQLKALGFQFAVDGFGLDYATLAKLESMPLDTIKLSKEFLNEEHSYVKSRFVTLLVEFAEKNQKTIISEGIENEQMLQTIAGYNIHIVQGFYFARPMSFENLKTYYKETDLSKLIQL